The following proteins are co-located in the Colletotrichum lupini chromosome 4, complete sequence genome:
- a CDS encoding ab-hydrolase associated lipase region, whose product MQRNSRIRLGLALTALRSVEYVALVGSFLLVGLEAIIRVLTLALPSPLISLFYRASRRLFNRYSTPEQKRAEQKKKSISTSVRDASDFVDLCRLYGYEAEEHVLQTKDGYLLGLHRLAWKKGEEEQKINSGPGSLKKKVLYLHHGLLMNSEVWVCLTDEQRCLPFVLVEKGYDVWFGNNRGNKYSKKSVHHSPKSTDFWNFSIDEFAFHDIPDSISYILETTSQESLSYIGFSQGTAQAFATLAIHPKLNQQVNVFIALAPAMSPAGLSNGIVDALIKASPQVLFLLFGRRSILSSATMWQSILYPPIFVRVIDMGLSFLFNWQTKNITLSQKLAAYPHLYSFTSTKSVVHWFQIIRNKSFQMYDDDVHQPMSISSSSKYTKVAKYPTRNIKTPIVLVYGGSDSLVDIKVMLKELPTQTIATEIPHYEHLDFLWGKDNNVQVFPHVFDALDSFTDAQHTKEEYDRYQLARQESLMGSGNAYKRHAYRDSDVSGDVSASEASNTVDEGRNGNGIETVERPTSQNKTRDRPSGIPSPYNTTRLRTPYSQVAADDESPSPSPDRPSSRAAEGEERPDSSLSHRESPTSKLKGIGVRRGSGGSHLSLDSMREGRGISLGTSKALGGVVTKNPIDPKGLPDESKTGGKKKKRVTVAP is encoded by the exons ATGCAGCGCAACTCGCGAATAAGACTTGGCCTGGCACTAACGGCATTGCGCAGCGTCGAATATGTAGCTCTAGTGGGGTCCTTCCTACTTGTCGGGCTCGAGGCTATCATCCGTGTCCTTACCTTGGCTCTGC CTTCGCCGCTCATCTCGCTCTTTTATAGAGCTTCCCGTCGCTTATTTAACCGATATTCGACTCCGGAGCAGAAGCGCGCCGAGCAAAAAAAGAAAT CCATCTCCACTTCCGTGCGAGACGCCTCCGACTTTGTGGATCTTTGCCGCCTGTACGGATATGAAGCTGAAGAGCATGTCCTCCAGACCAAGGATGGGTACCTGCTCGGTCTGCACCGTCTGGCATGGAAGAAGGGCGAGGAGGAACAAAAGATCAACAGCGGACCGGGAAGTCTGAAGAAGAAGGTCTTGTATCTACACCATGGACTGCTCATGAACTCCGAGGTGTGGGTCTGCTTGACCGATGAGCAGCGATGTCTTCCTTTTGTGCTCGTCGAGAAGGGCTATGATGTTTGG TTTGGCAACAACCGTGGCAACAAGTACTCCAAGAAGTCGGTGCATCACTCGCCCAAGTCGACTGATTTTTGGAACTTTTCCATCGACGAATTCGCCTTCCACGATATCCCGGACAGCATCTCGTACATCCTGGAGACAACTTCGCAGGAGAGCTTGTCGTACATTGGCTTCTCTCAGGGAACCGCCCAGGCCTTTGCTACCCTTGCTATCCATCCCAAGCTCAATCAGCAGGTCAATGTCTTCATTGCCTTGGCCCCGGCCATGTCGCCAGCAGGTCTTTCCAACGGAATCGTCGACGCTCTGATCAAAGCCTCACCTCAGGTTCTGTTCCTTCTCTTCGGCCGTCGATCCATCCTCAGCTCCGCCACCATGTGGCAGTCCATTCTTTACCCGCCCATCTTTGTTAGAGTCATCGATATGGGTCTTTCCTTTTTGTTCAATTGGCAGACGAAAAACATCACACTCAGCCAAAAGCTTGCGGCGTACCCTCATCTGTACTCCTTCACCAGCACAAAGAGTGTGGTTCACTGGTTCCAGATCATCCGGAACAAGTCGTTCCAAATGTACGATGACGATGTCCACCAACCTATGTCGATAAGCTCTTCTAGCAAGTACACCAAGGTCGCCAAATACCCCACACGGAACATCAAGACGCCTATCGTTCTTGTTTACGGTGGTAGCGATTCGTTAGTCGACATCAAAGTGATGCTCAAGGAGCTCCCAACCCAGACAATAGCCACAGAGATCCCTCATTATGAGCACCTCGACTTCTTATGGGGTAAAGACAACAATGTTCAGGTGTTCCCTCACGTTTTCGATGCTCTCGACAGTTTCACCGATGCCCAACATACCAAGGAGGAATACGACCGCTACCAGCTGGCAAGACAAGAGAGTCTTATGGGCTCCGGGAACGCATACAAGAGACACGCTTATAGAGATAGCGATGTTTCTGGCGATGTCTCTGCCAGCGAAGCCTCCAATACTGTGGATGAGGGCCGAAACGGCAACGGTATCGAGACTGTGGAGAGACCGACTTCCCAAAACAAGACCCGTGACCGCCCTTCTGGGATCCCTTCCCCGTATAACACCACCCGCCTGCGTACTCCATACTCCCAAGTTGCAGCCGACGACGAGTCGCCGTCACCCTCTCCAGATAGGCCATCCAGCCGCGCGGCCGAAGGCGAAGAGCGACCGGACAGCTCGTTGAGCCATCGCGAGTCTCCAACGTCCAAGCTCAAGGGCATCGGCGTTCGGCGCGGAAGCGGAGGCAGCCACCTGAGCCTGGATAGTATGCGCGAGGGACGGGGTATCAGTCTCGGAACGAGTAAGGCCTTGGGCGGCGTGGTCACAAAGAACCCCATTGATCCCAAGGGGCTTCCTGACGAGAGCAAGACCGGtgggaaaaagaagaagcgcGTGACGGTTGCGCCATAG